ttttttttcatgtttgccATTAGAGTCTTGATACATACATGGCTCTAGAAAATATGACATGGCCTAAAGAATTTCTTCTCTTGGGATTCTATGAGAGACCAGACCTGCATTCCATcctgtttattgtttttattttgatctaTATGATGGCACTGACTGGTAATTTAACCATAATCTTCGTGATCATCAAAGGACCTCATCTCCACAAACCCATGTATTTCTTCCTGTGCAACCTGTCCATCCTTGACATAACTTTTACGACAATGATTCTGCCCAAACTCTCATATATctgtttaacacaaaaacaatctATCATGTATGCAGGTTGTATGACCCAAATGTTTGTCTTTGTCACGTGTGTTGTAGCAGAATATTCCCTTCTAGCAGTCATGGCTTATGATCGATATGTTGCTATTTGCCATCCACTGCATTACCCAAATCTAATGAACCTGAAGGTGTGTTCTCGACTCTCTGTTACTTCGTGGTGCTTTGGCCTTTTAGAGTCCTTTCTCTTTCTCGGATTCATTTTTCACCATcatttttgccaatccaatgtcATCAACCATTTATTCTGTGACCTCAAATCTCTCATCAAGTTGTCATGCAGCAAAACCTGGACCATCGAGTTAGCCATTTATATTTCTGCCATACTCTTTGGGATCTTCCCTCTGGTCTTCATCCTGTCAAGCTATATTTTAATTCTATCTGCTATCCTAAGGATCCGTGCCAAAGCGGGAAGACAGAAAGCTTTCTCCACTTGCTCATCTCACCTTACTGTGGTCATCCTGTTCTTTGGGATAATCCTCACAATGTACATGAGGCCAAAGTCTGTGTATTCGACAGAGCAGGACAAGGTGCTGGCTGTCTTGTATACATCATGTATCCCCACTTTAAACCCCTTCATTTACAGTTTGAGAAATAAAGAGGTAAAAGAGGCTCTAAAGAGAAAAAGGGGCGATACTTTGACATTTCAGGGATGAATCCAAAGAATAAATTCCCAATTCAATCTGTTTATGATGTATTGGTGTTTTggattattttttaacaaatgttAACAATCCATGGAACACACCGTGGTTCCCTGATTCCAACGTACAAAAAACAAAGATTTTCCCATAAACATACTCTGTACCTTGCTGACTCCCATATTGTACTCTATAGTGCTCCAgttgatttatttttctatttatctcAACCCCTTGTCACCGAGAGAGTCTACAATCACCGCGTCTTAATGAATTACAATCTTCTTCATGCAAGGTCTACTTTATCGTACAAATAGTGTCTGTACAGCAGAATATTGTAACACTCAGACTAAGTTGGTGATGGTAATAATAAGTATTCTCTCCTGGAAGCTAAATATACGTTTCCTTGGATTAAACTAGTTACTAATTTGCTAAATGATAAATTGCCGTAATCTGATAACAAAATTGCAAAAATAATTATAGTGAATCAATTTGCCCAATTCTTGTGTAAATCCTGACAGAATTTACTGGTTAgtgaataaacatttaaaaaaacgttAAGggaatatattgtaatatattaCCTGGCAGCAGTTATAATAACCACCAGGTGGCCCTGTTAAGTACAAGCAACACATAGCTGGAGTGCGTAGCACATGGCTTTAGGATACAACAATTACTGtcataggaaaaataaaaatggaattatGTTAACttatgcaatttttatttttaatttatttgttttcaaaaatatatggaggTATGAGCACTTCTGGGCTTATACTGTATCACATAATTCAGAGAAAGAAACTACCTGAAAATGGCagcagaatataaaaataatgtatgtcTATGTAATTCCCacgtacagtaagtacagttaaaCAAAACATCTGTACTATGTCAGACATTGCCGAATATTTGTAGTGTACATTTTGTGCTCAGAGCCAAGGCCCTCTTTCCAGAATGGCACGCTTGGCAGTTGCCGGGGTCCCCACATGCATAGGGGCCCCACCGCAATGCACATGGGACTAGGTCGACAGGAGAGATCCTGTTATCTCATCTGCTGGTCCGTGCACAGCCGGTTTACTGCATGCTTTTCTCAGGCAGGCGGAGAGATGAAAGATCTCCCTCATCGGTCCCCTTGTATTTCGcaatgagagagagagggaaagaccCTGAAGGCAGGTggttactgtggcgaaaccaacctcgccactatgagctggagaagcctggttgctcgcctgcttcctttggactatggaccagactttaaaaagctttattttacctgcagaaaggcatattcgtgcctttcagccggggtgttcggtagattccagctaccgaacaaactaccgtatgagggaccacctaggagatggagtgtgccgtcaattaaccgcccagaagctgcggttaaccgcagcttaattgatgaacgctgggtggcctttgttcgtttgccgaccacgaggtagcggccattttaatcgtgcgaaagaccagcggtgttcggcgaggattctatggaactataaacggacacttaattgcacggacaccgctgagccgtctgtcgcctgggtcctaatcgtacaaggttaaccgaacactggaattcggtatttctatgggaattgtagtaacccagatagctataccatggagcctatttgtgtgattaaagactttggctccatggcgattaaactgtattcgtgtagtctgggtgccattcacctaataatgtgcacccagacctgagctatctggggatatgtaacatgtctgtgttgggaggaataaaagtgactttatatattttaaagcataatactgtatttagatccccacatgtgtaatggagtcttgtctttgtcctgtgagataagtggattacctctacaattatctccagggcagaagggaggagaccaggatgcattgtgggaatgtttactgctgtgtgtctgtaattggtttatgtctgtcctttgttacagtcttccatttggtcccctaggggagtgtccaccaggtgggagacctgcataaatactgggcaggtagccctgagtaaatgagttgctgtttaaccctgaagctggagtgtgtctctttcttggggggaaggggactgtatgtcgactgccaggagtgtaagctgtccatattgcttttcctgttcggctgcttccagggttcgtgtgtctgctgttcgagagttggtgaatttgtgcagtttgggagttcgggaagttggtgcttatggtagctgctggtctatggaaaaggggattatcgcctaaacgcatttttccccttttatgctgaaacggtccgttacaattggtggcaagcggcgggatcgttcctacaaccagagggacagctacagacaacaccattcctggattacaaagtgagggcaacgccagtacccgtacagcgcccctatctacaaggaaccaactgcagcagagcaagcatggcacccagctacacgcaggaggagtttgacaaagagctgagatcacgactgattttcttcggacccaaccccccggagaaatgCGTGCAGCTTGTGAGTGGACATGTAGatgagtacctgcggttcatggcagatccagccaagggtatcggtcgccctatccggcggcagagtgcgtttcggagactcaaaggtgtaccccagggagatgatggtgtcgtccatcctccccagcagccgtgtgtgtcccagggagccgaaggtgcagtccttcctccccagcggcaggctgagttacagggggcagaggttgttgttcctgcccccccagcagcaaagtgatatgccaagaaggcagtgtgaagcgaagggagaggagagcagcgtcctccctccccagcggcagtgtgtgccccagggagctgatggtgtcgtccatcctccccagcagccgtgtgtgtcccagggagccgaaggtgcagtccttcctccccagcggcaggctgagttacagggggcagaggttgttgttcctgcccccagcagcaaagtgatatgccaagaaggcagtgtgaagcgaagggagaggagagcagcgtcctccctccccagcggcagtgtgtgccccagggagctgatggtgtcgtccatcctccccagcagcagtgtctgtcccagggagcagaaggtgcagtccttcccccccagcggcagtgtgtgtcccagggagcagatggtgtcgtccatcctccccagcggcagtgtgtcctgccgggagcagagacagtcagtctcgcaccccagcagccggacaagagaatgaaaggggagacagctggtccccctttccaccagcagagagagtggcagggagagaagcctgctaccccctttccccagcggcagtttaccgtccagagagaggagcttgttacaccctctctccagcggcagcctaacccaccaaggggagatgttaagccccacgactgtgcagatgggaccgtagtctctgtacttacagcccaaggggtagggacggtcggtcctgtcccccagccacagagcggtgtatccaaaggggagacagtcggtctccccctctggcagccgagctatgcacctaaaggggagacagtcagtctcccgcaaccaggctccaaccagactacttccgtggtagtgctggcaccaggacagaataccgctggtttctgccccctcagcaacccaccaaggcagcctaactgttccccacacagtcatggtgagacacctggacctggacaagtttgtaattttttcaggtgtagtacccagttattgtgggggggctgtactaatagttgtgttttgtgggtgggttgctggactaaccagggcactgaccggcaggaggtcaggtaccctgttagtctagttggtaaaggggagaagtgtggcgaaaccaacctcgccactatgagctggagaagcctggttgctcgcctgcttcctttggactatggaccagactttaaaaagctttattttacctgcagaaaggcatattcgtgcctttcagccggggtgttcggtagattccagctaccgaacaaactaccgtatgagggaccacctaggagatggagtgtgccgtcaattaaccgcccagaagctgcggttaaccgcagcttaattgatgaacgctgggtggcctttgttcgtttgccgaccacgaggtagcggccattttaatcgtgcgaaagaccagcggtgttcggcgaggattctatggaactataaacggacacttaattgcacggacaccgctgagccgtctgtcgcctgggtcctaatcgtacaaggttaaccgaacactggaattcggtatttctatgggaattgtagtaacccagatagctataccatggagcctatttgtgtgattaaagactttggctccatggcgattaaactgtattcgtgtagtctgggtgccattcacctaataatgtgcacccagacctgagctatctggggatatgtaacatgtctgtgttgggaggaataaaagtgactttatatattttaaagcataatactgtatttagatccccacatgtgtaatggagtcttgtctttgtcctgtgagataagtggattacctctacaattatctccagggcagaagggaggagaccaggatgcattgtgggaatgtttactgctgtgtgtctgtaattggtttatgtctgtcctttgttacagtcttccatttggtcccctaggggagtgtccaccaggtgggagacctgcataaatactgggcaggtagccctgagtaaatgagttgctgtttaaccctgaagctggagtgtgtctctttcttggggggaaggggactgtatgtcgactgccaggagtgtaagctgtccatattgcttttcctgttcggctgcttccagggttcgtgtgtctgctgttcgagagttggtgaatttgtgcagtttgggagttcgggaagttggtgcttatggtagctgctggtctatggaaaaggggattatcgcctaaacgcatttttccccttttatgctgaaacggtccgttacagttactCTTGCGAGCAAGCCAAAGCATTGCcacgcattaccatggcaacactctgacagaGCGCACTGCTCACAGGAGAAGGCAGCCTGCAGCTGCCTTGCTACTACCAGACAATTAGGGcttgccctccctccctccctagcaaaagttaaagggacactatagtaaccaaaactattttagctaaatgaagcagttttgatgtatagatcatgcctatcaggtttcactgctcaattatctgccatttaggagttaaatcacttgtgtttctgtccatgcagccctagccacacctcccctgactggactcacacagcctgcatgaaaaaaaaatggtttcactttcaatcagatgtaacttactttaaaagtttttatcttctgctctctaaattgaacttgtaTTCACACA
This DNA window, taken from Pelobates fuscus isolate aPelFus1 chromosome 9, aPelFus1.pri, whole genome shotgun sequence, encodes the following:
- the LOC134573007 gene encoding putative olfactory receptor 1F12P, giving the protein MAYDRYVAICHPLHYPNLMNLKVCSRLSVTSWCFGLLESFLFLGFIFHHHFCQSNVINHLFCDLKSLIKLSCSKTWTIELAIYISAILFGIFPLVFILSSYILILSAILRIRAKAGRQKAFSTCSSHLTVVILFFGIILTMYMRPKSVYSTEQDKVLAVLYTSCIPTLNPFIYSLRNKEVKEALKRKRGDTLTFQG